In Mercenaria mercenaria strain notata chromosome 13, MADL_Memer_1, whole genome shotgun sequence, a single window of DNA contains:
- the LOC123528687 gene encoding dystroglycan 1-like — MITESTRNCCDKFKTMGFGLNKMGILVLVTLYCCLPSVMPNKDNAFEMKIPASEPLTLLWGIADTTAYVGKLFTYTIPSDAFQGNIVHYNITEAGKDTLPSWLTFNALKTELKGIPGPEDLKKGQIYLEVKVTGDDSSHVEDVFAIDILDNTNGPIGSVTTTGEDSPKVIRCKREEPQTIVTVVVDTDLGHLNPDEKINLLDNMASHLNLAKEMLKLMPVGNKPMFDSSALVVGPGNAKVPKTAGALVSWIVGCGQVDNGHMSTLQQMESAAANGDMTAAMGHDIIGWHVTNTRFQVKPRRRRQATATQSLSPPVPTTIEATSTEQIAATSVSIAPTKTIEVKPTAMPETSTKPAATSTSAIIQPSEATKTTSSSSVATEILPTKTYTMTSSETTTTTKVTPSTTTTTTRSTVETEAPTTKPSTKPTTPSTTTERKTMKPTPEEPCPLGGVRKPPVVNKRLEDQKLTAGSIIRMKIPKDTFTDCYDDSTNELDLKITFSNDEKLPDGFWLQLNNRISRPDILIMNPLNADAGSYTFKLTASNFYEKTASHNFVVVVEGQEMMTSPPNHELSMTIDTDYNKFMRSLDNRIELSNKVSRIFGDKNSNSLAVTRLEKGSVVYAWTNNSMASNDCPTEDLKALFDKMFNKDGTLTENALDSLQPYKINAAAAQPLGSCTNNPDFPKRMMGVKVTTTPKPTRKATTEKKTTSSEEATTKNTNMPKSKPTVKPSTEKTTEAVAAAGAGSGGSDIWITTVVPAIVVVIVLIIALIIACCLYRKRRKGKMKLEEKNKFANSKGVPVIFADEYDEKPNDSTHPLILQDEKPPMPPPEYQRASSETSGNSNSTQPIEDKDIEEIEMEDTSERAPLYSPPPPVTASNNSKPPHVQSSRGPPPYVPP; from the exons ATGATCACAGAATCTACGAGAAATTGTTGCGACAAATTCAAGACAATGGGTTTCGGATTAAACAAAATGGGTATTTTGGTGCTAGTGACACTTTATTGTTGCCTTCCTTCGGTAATGCCAAATAAAGACAATGCGTTTGAAATGAAAATTCCTGCCAGCGAACCATTGACGTTATTATGGGGTATAGCAGACACAACCGCTTATGTTGGGAAGTTGTTTACTTACACAATACCAAGCGATGCATTTCAGGGAAATATAGTTCATTATAAT aTCACTGAAGCTGGGAAAGACACTTTGCCATCATGGCTTACATTTAATGCATTGAAGACAGAACTGAAGGGAATTCCTGGGCCAGAAGACCTTAAGAAAGGTCAAATttacttggaggtcaaagtcaCTGGAGATGACAGCTCTCATGTTGAAGATGTTTTCGCTATTGATATACTAGACAATACAAATGGACCAATTGGTTCCGTCACGACCACAGGAGAGGATTCTCCGAAGGTTATAAGATGTAAGCGTGAGGAGCCCCAGACTATCGTTACTGTAGTAGTAGACACTGACCTCGGTCACTTAAACCCAGATGAGAAAATAAATCTCCTTGACAATATGGCCAGTCATCTTAATCTTGCCAAAGAAATGCTTAAACTTATGCCAGTAGGGAATAAACCAATGTTTGATAGCAGTGCCTTGGTTGTTGGTCCAGGTAATGCTAAAGTACCAAAAACAGCAGGAGCATTGGTGTCTTGGATCGTTGGCTGCGGGCAAGTTGATAATGGTCACATGTCCACCCTTCAGCAAATGGAATCTGCTGCAGCTAATGGTGATATGACCGCAGCTATGGGACATGATATCATTGGCTGGCATGTTACAAACACGCGGTTTCAGGTGAAACCAAGGAGACGTCGCCAGGCAACAGCAACTCAAAGTTTATCACCACCCGTACCAACTACAATAGAGGCTACAAGTACTGAACAGATAGCAGCCACATCAGTTTCCATCGCACCTACCAAAACAATAGAAGTGAAACCAACGGCAATGCCAGAAACCTCTACAAAACCTGCCGCCACTTCAACATCAGCCATTATTCAGCCATCAGAAGCAACAAAGACAACTTCATCATcttctgtagctacagaaatcttGCCCACGAAAACATACACTATGACGTCttctgaaacaacaacaacaactaaggTTACCCCATCTACAACAACCACCACCACCAGGAGTACTGTAGAAACAGAAGCACCAACAACAAAACCATCAACAAAACCAACAACCCCATCAACAACAACTGAACGTAAAACTATGAAACCTACACCTGAAGAGCCTTGTCCACTGGGCGGAGTGAGAAAACCTCCAGTAGTAAACAAAAGATTGGAGGACCAGAAACTTACTGCTGGATCTATTATTAGAATGAAAATACCAAAAGACACTTTTACCGATTGCTATGACGACAGCACAAATGAACTTGACCTGAAAATTACATTCAGTAATGATGAAAAATTACCAGATGGTTTCTGGCTTCAGTTGAACAACCGAATATCTCGACCAGATATTCTTATCATGAATCCACTCAATGCTGATGCTGGGAGTTATACATTCAAATTAACTGCatccaatttttatgaaaagacAGCAAGTCATAATTTTGTTGTAGTTGTTGAAGGACAGGAAATGATGACATCGCCACCAAatcatgaactgagtatgaccaTTGACACAGACTATAATAAATTCATGAGAAGTTTAGATAACAGAATTGAGTTGTCAAATAAAGTGTCTAGAATATTTGGCGATAAGAACTCTAACTCTCTTGCAGTTACAAGATTAGAAAAGGGATCAGTAGTTTATGCTTGGACAAATAATTCTATGGCAAGTAATGATTGCCCGACAGAAGATTTGAAAGCTCTGTTTGATAAAATGTTCAACAAGGATGGAACACTTACTGAGAATGCACTAGATTCCTTGCAGCCATACAAAATTAATGCGGCAGCAGCTCAACCACTTGGCTCATGTACAAACAATCCAGACTTTCCAAAGAGAATGATGGGTGTAAAAGTTACAACGACACCAAAACCAACTAGAAAAGCAACTACAGAAAAGAAAACCACCTCTTCAGAAGaggcaacaacaaaaaacacaaatatgCCAAAATCCAAACCCACAGTTAAACCATCGACAGAAAAAACTACTGAGGCAGTCGCAGCCGCAGGAGCTGGTAGTGGGGGAAGCGATATATGGATAACAACTGTTGTTCCAGCCATAGTTGTTGTTATAGTACTTATTATTGCTCTAATAATCGCATGCTGTTTGTACAGGAAAAGAAGGAAGGGTAAAATGAAGTTGGAGgagaaaaataaatttgcaaaCAGCAAGGGTGTACCAGTCATCTTTGCAGATGAATATGATGAAAAACCAAATGACTCTACCCATCCTCTCATCCTCCAGGATGAGAAACCGCCAATGCCACCACCGGAATATCAACGTGCGTCAAGTGAAACTAGTGGTAATTCTAATTCTACTCAACCAATAGAAGATAAAGACATTGAGGAGATAGAAATGGAGGATACTTCTGAAAGAGCC